In the Arachis ipaensis cultivar K30076 chromosome B10, Araip1.1, whole genome shotgun sequence genome, one interval contains:
- the LOC107623690 gene encoding bifunctional dihydrofolate reductase-thymidylate synthase-like isoform X3, with amino-acid sequence MPPVDSSVFQLWYSSFPKVENNIRYSFTTYVRVRRSVEHATQNTDPGLDNNSDTLKFEFKDFSFLPKMILERHEEYKYLRLVEEIISEGTAKDDRTRTGTLSKFGCQMRFNLRRNFPLLTTKKVFWRGVVEELLWFISGSTNAKLLQEKGIHIWDGNASREYLDRLGLTDREEGDLGPVYGFQWRHFGARYTNMHADYSGQGIDQLLDVITKIRHNPNDRRIILSAWNPADLKLAALPPCHMFAQFYVANGELSCQMYQRSADMGLGVPFNIASYALLTCIIAHVCELVPGDFIHVIGDAHVYQNHVKPLQEQLQNLPRPFPTLKINPEKKDIDSFVASDFKLSDYNPHQKIEMKMAI; translated from the exons ATGCCTCCAGTTGATTCCTCTGTATTTCAGTTGTGGTACTCATCTTTTCCTAAGGTGGAAAACAACATTCGCTATTCTTTCACAACTTATGTGCGTGTAAGGCGTTCGGTGGAGCATGCAACTCAGAATACTGATCCAGGTCTTGATAACAATTCAGATACTCTAAAGTTTGAGTTCaaggatttttcttttcttcctaaaatGATTCTTGAAAGACATGAAGAATACAAGTATCTTAGGCTGGTTGAAGAAATCATTTCTGAGGGTACAGCCAAAGATGATAGGACAAGGACTGGTACCTTGTCAAAATTTGGTTGCCAG ATGAGGTTCAATTTGCGCAGAAACTTCCCTCTTCTTACTACAAAG AAAGTATTTTGGCGAGGGGTTGTTGAAGAGCTTCTTTGGTTTATTAGTGGGTCTACAAATGCCAAG TTGCTGCAGGAAAAAGGGATCCATATATGGGATGGCAATGCATCGAGAGAATACCTAGATAG ACTTGGCTTGACAGATAGGGAGGAGGGTGACTTGGGACCTGTTTATGGGTTTCAGTGGAGGCACTTTGGTGCCAG GTATACTAATATGCATGCCGACTACTCCGGCCAAGGAATTGATCAGTTGTTAGATGTTATTACCAAGATAAGGCACAATCCCAATGATCGGCGGATCATTCTCTCTGCATGGAATCCAGCTGATCTTAAATTGGCGGCCCTTCCACCGTGCCACATGTTTGCACAG TTCTATGTAGCGAATGGGGAGTTATCATGTCAAATGTATCAACGATCTGCTGACATGGGCCTAGGCGTGCCTTTTAATATTGCATCTTATGCCCTCCTGACCTGCATAATTGCTCATGTTTGTG AATTAGTTCCAGGTGATTTTATCCATGTCATTGGAGATGCACATGTTTACCAAAATCATGTGAAGCCTTTGCAGGAGCAGCTCCAGAACTTGCCACGGCCTTTTCCG ACTTTGAAGATAAATCCAGAGAAAAAAGATATAGATTCTTTTGTGGCTtctgatttcaagctcagtgactATAATCCTCACCAGAAGATTGAGATGAAGATGGCCATCTAA